ACAATAAACATCCAAATCTCCAACTTTCGGATGTTCTATACAATTTTTCGATCCCACTTCAAAAAGCAAACGGCGGCGACCGAACATGCACACGGCGGAAAGAGAGTTCAGGGATGGTGGTCGCGGTGTTCCCGGTGGCGGATGAAATAATACCCGGGCACGGGACTTGAGCGTGGCGACCTTAGAGGCATCTCGTTCACCTGTTTCCCGTTACTATCGTAATAGATTACGCCCGAGAAATCCAACGGCTCGCACTTGTCCCCCATCAGAATCGTCTTCTGCCACACCCCGCCGTTCCCCCAATCCTCCTCGCCGCGCTTCTTCTTGCTCCTCTTCGGCAGAAACGGCAGCTTTTTGCCGCCTATGTTGCTCAGAAGCTTCTTCGGCGACCGCAGTTCGATCCTCCACTCATCCTTCGGCGGCGCCGCCGCCTTCAGCTTCCGCGGCAGCCGGCTCGCCCGCTTCGCAAGCACGGCCAGCACCGCCGTCACGGTCACCAGGAACTTCTGCGCTTGTTGCTTCGTGGAGTCCATCGCCGAAAAGGAAGAGAATAACAAGAGTTTCAGTTTCGTGGAGAAATGTGAAAATGTTTTGGGGTATTTATAATCTCCCGGAGTCTCCGCTTCCTTTGAATATATATAAAGCCGGTcaaatatttaatcttatatgataaagttttttaatttgacagtttttttttatcatcataataataatttagtctagatattcttattttaagatatataattgTCTTTAAATTAATTCAGATTAAATATGGGTTTAGTTCTGAAATTAATCTTCAAATGATTATCTTGTTGGTCAAATATTTCTCTGAGACTTGTAATGAACTCAAATTTGACCAAAGCAATCAcgcattatatttataatttaataactaataaaTTTGCATGggatcataaaatttaaatcttataattattataaaaatcacGGTGAGTACACGTGGGTGTGTGATATCTTTGCATCTATTAATTACGTATTTCATAAGGTTAAAATTTGTCTTATGGAGATGTATTACCAGGTTAAGTAGGATACTGAAATTTAATGACtgatatcatttataaaaaaattatgaaggTTTTGTTTTCCAATGGAATTTTTAGGAAAGTTATCTGAAAAATGTTTATCATTCATGGAGAAGTATAATTGCACACGTTTGATTTCTTCCTCTGTGCCTCTTTGATTGTATATGATAAACTTCATTCTACTTTAAGATAGTTATATATATCAagatttttgttgttatttatttgattttgatttgcTTTGTTTTCATTATCATTAACAAAATTGGGGTCATTTTATCTAATTATGTTGTCGGATTTCATTCTATGTGTGAAATGTTTAGACGTGAAAAAGGGGAAATAATatcaacaaataattatttatccaTGTTGCTAGTGTGATTTGCTATTAATTAAgcttatatacatatatattctGCTATTTTATAATCTCCGCTGTTCTCCACATTTTATAATATAcacttaaattttcaataataaataaaatagagagTCAATTTTTAATCATACGTGCGTTCTTTTTCTTAATGAAAAGTAGTTATAACATTTTTCagaatttattttacatatgaAAGAgttattagattattattttgtttaagtttcctttgactttaaattttttctttaattcttgttttttttttctttttataatgaattttctaactttttcattaaatatttaagtttgttttccaaaattttctctttatgtcctaatttttaattagttacatttacaaattatttacagtagtatataaaagtttagaaaaaagACTCAGTGTATTGTATAGAAGTCTCTAGATTCAAATAGcatatatatagaaaatttaCATTCCCTCATGATAAGTTGAAATTTGGGTAAAGTATCAAACcatctaaaatttatataatcttGAAAATTAACCTGCTCAATAAGAAGAAACAACTTAATAATTGAATTATGAAAGTATG
This Vigna angularis cultivar LongXiaoDou No.4 chromosome 4, ASM1680809v1, whole genome shotgun sequence DNA region includes the following protein-coding sequences:
- the LOC108331149 gene encoding uncharacterized protein LOC108331149 — translated: MDSTKQQAQKFLVTVTAVLAVLAKRASRLPRKLKAAAPPKDEWRIELRSPKKLLSNIGGKKLPFLPKRSKKKRGEEDWGNGGVWQKTILMGDKCEPLDFSGVIYYDSNGKQVNEMPLRSPRSSPVPGYYFIRHREHRDHHP